Proteins encoded together in one Temnothorax longispinosus isolate EJ_2023e chromosome 5, Tlon_JGU_v1, whole genome shotgun sequence window:
- the LOC139812533 gene encoding uncharacterized protein: MFSPSPKLKEQAKGKVRKKWRPFRATDFQSLMYPCFIFSRVLGIFPYKITASAFEMSKPRYVASTIVIGIFSAYGLVVLYQVDVSSTMKFAGIPGALQCNCYLALSCFIAVITYILSKPRMRLLQTMMEISTRVPPESYQKISRLIHAKDVFGFFFLLGQAINCYSDTYTETLFKVLVLYLTLLVFQMDMLYMNCVCVLKACFKRINDNLMNLRELVVSDEPHLLRRVYHEQRNPFLLMELKALKKRHLMVSDTVQMLNAIFSLQLLATIVMTFAEITFSLYFYIVQWKEGVGIIELEKQIWYAYYITAVGYYSIKIAFMAWACDTGKDQALQIGTTVHDVLINTSDKQIKDELQLFSLQILHRENTFCAKGLSVDATLLTAIVGSITTYLLILIQFMVTSKSCGQQPSTNITQIV, from the exons ATGTTCAGTCCGTCGCCGAAGTTGAAAGAACAAGCCAAGGGTAAAGTGCGGAAAAAATGGCGGCCGTTCCGCGCGACGGATTTTCAATCCTTGATGTATCCTTGCTTCATTTTCTCCCGCGTTCTCGGAATATTCCCGTACAAGATCACCGCTTCGGCCTTCGAGATGTCCAAGCCGCGCTACGTCGCGTCGACCATCGTTATAGGCATCTTCAGCGCTTACGGACTGGTGGTACTCTACCAGGTCGACGTTTCCTCGACGATGAAGTTTGCGGGCATACCTGGAGCCCTTCAGTGTAATTGCTATTTAGCACTCAGTTGTTTCATAGCGGTCATCACGTACATTCTAAGCAAGCCGCGAATGCGTTTGCTCCAAACCATGATGGAGATCTCCACGAGAGTGCCCCCGGAATCGTATCAGAAGATATCCAGGCTGATTCATGCCAAGGACGTCTTTGGTTTCTTCTTCCTACTTGGACAGGCGATCAATTGTTACTCCGATACATACACCGAGACCTTGTTCAAGGTGTTAGTACTATACCTCACCCTGCTGGTGTTTCAGATGGATATGTTGTACATGAACTGCGTTTGTGTACTAAAGGCCTGTTTTAAACGAATCAATGACAATCTGATGAATCTGCGAGAGCTCGTGGTGAGCGACGAGCCGCATCTCCTCAGACGGGTGTACCACGAGCAGAGAAATCCGTTTCTGCTAATGGAGCTCAAAGCCCTGAAGAAGCGGCATCTGATGGTCAGCGATACCGTGCAGATGCTGAACGCGATCTTCAGTCTGCAACTTCTCGCTACCATAGTCATGACTTTCGCTGAAATTACTTTCAGTTTGTACTTCTACATAGTGCAGTGGAAGGAGGGCGTGGGCATTATCGAACTAGAGAAACAGATCTGGTACGCGTACTACATCACGGCCGTAGgatattattctataaaaatagcGTTTATGGCGTGGGCTTGCGATACCGGCAAGGACCAGGCCTTGCAGATCGGCACCACTGTTCACGACGTGCTTATCAACACCAGCGATAAACAGATCAAAGATGAG TTGCAACTGTTTTCCTTGCAAATATTGCATCGCGAAAATACATTCTGCGCGAAAGGTCTCTCTGTGGACGCGACGCTTCTTACCGCG ATAGTGGGTAGCATCACCACATATCTATtgattttaatacaattcaTGGTCACATCGAAATCTTGCGGACAGCAGCCGTCAACCAATATTACCCAGATAGtctaa